The genomic segment ATGAATTTGCTAACTTGCAGCCTAACGGACCGAAAACTGCCGACATCTGTGGCATTCTCGATTCATTAACCGTTGCTAAGCATTTGCATCCTGGTCAAAAGAACAACTTGGATGCCTTATGTAAGCGCTATGGCATTGATAACTCAAGAAGAACCTATCACGGTGCATTACTCGATGCTGAAATCCTCGCAGATGTTTATTTAATCATGACGGGTGGACAAATTAAGTTTAATTTGTCCAATGAAAAAGCTGGTCAAGAGGCGGGTGGGATTCAGCTTATCGATCAAAATGAGTTTAATCTTAAAGTGATCTCTGCAACGGCCGATGAACTAGTATCACATGATCAACGTCTTGATTTAGTTCAAAAGTCAGGAAAGTGCCTCTGGAGAGGTGAAGCGTAGCCGATGACCGCATTAAAGCCGTATTGTTTATTGTTCATTTTGCTGATTGGGAATTTGATTCCTCAATCGGCTTTTGCTGTTCCATACACTCAAGCGAGTGAACTCAAAAACCGTTTTCGAATTGATCATATGGTTGATGAGTTAACCTTGTTAGTACAGCGAGAATACGGCACTGCGCCTGTAATTGTCATTTTACCTGACGGCTCAAAATGGTATTCAGACCGTCACCCTGAATCAGTTAAGTGGGTTGATGGCTTAACTGGCGATATGATTAAAATCACCAAGCCTATGCCTGGCCCTTGGCAATTGTTGGGTAGTCTTGCTGAAGGCTCAAGTATTCAGAAAGTTTCAGAACTGGAAATCGAAGTTGAACCCATTCCGCAGCCTTTATATCAAGGTGAACGCCTAAAAGTCACTGCACGATTATTAGGTGACGGGTTAACCGTTAGATTACCTGGCTTAGATTTTATGGTGGAGTGGACCACAAAATTTGCAAGCCATCATAAAAACACCGATGCCAACTTTACAACGGGCACAATCATTGTCGGTTCCTATAAAGACAATGGCGAAGGATTAGATGAAGCACCTGATGATGGTGTGTTCACTGGTAAAAAGAATTTAAATCAGCCTTGGGGTAATTATACTTTAACAGTAGAAGCTCGTAATAATATCTTTCAGCGAGAAGTCAGTTATCCGTTCTATTTGTCTGAAAAGCCAATTGAAGTCGAAATTATTGAGCCAGAAGATAAGCTCAATGGTATTTGGCAGATTCAAGCGGTGGTAAATGAAGAAGCATTAAAACTGGAACAAACGCATTTTCACTTTGATATTGTTGGTCCCGCAGGGCTTAAATTACCGCTAAGCTTTAATGAAGTGACGAGTACTGAAACATTGATTTCGATCCCTCAAGTGACTGACTTTGGTAGTTACCGAATTAAAGGCACTGCGGTATCTACAACAGTCGAAGGACGAGAAATAGTGCTCGATTTACCCGAGCAGTTTTTTAATCTCATCGAACCGCCAGCACCGCCACCTTCAGCTGAAGAGCTCGCTAGACGAGCAGCGATACAAGCTGCAAATGAAGAAGCTGCAGCTAAGGAAGAAGCTATCTTCTGGATCCTTGTCGTTAATGGCTCTTTATTAGTCATTGGTATTCTAGGCTTAATCATTTGGCGGAAAAAACAAGCGCTTAATAAAGCATTAGCTGCGACTAAGCTGCGACTAGAGCAAGAGGGAGGCGAGAAGGAAGATGTCCCGTCTCTTGATGATCTTGATTTAACAATGCCAGATGAAAAGTAGTGTTATTTTGATGGTTGGATTTAAATCCTCTTTATAAGCAGGATGACTTGAGTCGTAAACGACTTTACAGATAGCCGCTGCAAAGCGGCTAGCTAATTCAGCAATAACCACTTTAACACCGAGTCTGTATTGATGTTTTGTCCACAGGCTTTTTTACCCTTTGTATTTTCGTGCGTTATGTTTCTACTATACTCTTAAAACTAAAACTAAAACTAAAACTAAAACTAAAACTAAAACTGATTTTTTAGCTAATTTAACAGTAAGTTTTTTAGTTCATTAGGCCTGCTTGTCGTTATAATCCTGTCCCGCTTGAAATATTAACGCTATTTGATTTGCTAGTTTTATCATCAATAAGTGTATCTTTTAGCCTTTGCTGCGCATTTTTTAACTAAACAGACAAAAAGTTCAAAAAAATGGTTGACGGTTTTTCACGACAACTTTATTATTCTTCGCAACTTAAGTGGAGCGGTAGTTCAGTTGGTTAGAATACCGGCCT from the Shewanella japonica genome contains:
- a CDS encoding TIGR03503 family protein codes for the protein MTALKPYCLLFILLIGNLIPQSAFAVPYTQASELKNRFRIDHMVDELTLLVQREYGTAPVIVILPDGSKWYSDRHPESVKWVDGLTGDMIKITKPMPGPWQLLGSLAEGSSIQKVSELEIEVEPIPQPLYQGERLKVTARLLGDGLTVRLPGLDFMVEWTTKFASHHKNTDANFTTGTIIVGSYKDNGEGLDEAPDDGVFTGKKNLNQPWGNYTLTVEARNNIFQREVSYPFYLSEKPIEVEIIEPEDKLNGIWQIQAVVNEEALKLEQTHFHFDIVGPAGLKLPLSFNEVTSTETLISIPQVTDFGSYRIKGTAVSTTVEGREIVLDLPEQFFNLIEPPAPPPSAEELARRAAIQAANEEAAAKEEAIFWILVVNGSLLVIGILGLIIWRKKQALNKALAATKLRLEQEGGEKEDVPSLDDLDLTMPDEK
- the dnaQ gene encoding DNA polymerase III subunit epsilon encodes the protein MNIISSASRQVILDTETTGMNQAGGPVYIGHRIIEIGCVEVIDRKLTGRTYHQYINPGQAIDPEAIEVHGITDERVAKEPRFHQIAQEFIDFIDGAEIVAHNAPFDISFMDHEFANLQPNGPKTADICGILDSLTVAKHLHPGQKNNLDALCKRYGIDNSRRTYHGALLDAEILADVYLIMTGGQIKFNLSNEKAGQEAGGIQLIDQNEFNLKVISATADELVSHDQRLDLVQKSGKCLWRGEA